A window from Roseburia sp. 499 encodes these proteins:
- a CDS encoding SEC-C metal-binding domain-containing protein — translation MALLEQWRSVAYNQETDRAQLQKFWQDYFMLEKGVYEKLLENPDEKVEGTVKELAEKYGLSVMEMTGFLDGINESLIEENPIEEMEEDTKVSLAFDKEKLYKNMVDAKADWLYELPQWEKIFDEETRHKLYIEQKKSGTVVKEAKVYPNDPCPCGSGKKYKKCCGRNK, via the coding sequence ATGGCATTATTAGAACAGTGGAGAAGCGTTGCATACAATCAGGAAACTGACCGAGCACAGCTTCAGAAGTTCTGGCAGGATTATTTTATGCTGGAAAAAGGCGTATATGAGAAGTTACTGGAGAATCCAGATGAGAAGGTAGAAGGTACCGTAAAGGAACTGGCAGAGAAGTACGGATTGTCTGTAATGGAGATGACAGGTTTCCTTGATGGTATTAACGAGAGCTTGATAGAAGAAAATCCTATTGAAGAGATGGAAGAAGATACCAAGGTAAGTCTTGCATTTGATAAAGAAAAGCTTTACAAAAACATGGTAGATGCAAAGGCAGATTGGTTATATGAACTTCCACAGTGGGAGAAGATTTTTGATGAAGAAACCAGACACAAACTGTATATTGAACAGAAAAAGTCCGGTACAGTTGTAAAGGAAGCAAAAGTATACCCAAATGATCCATGTCCATGTGGCAGCGGTAAGAAATATAAGAAGTGTTGCGGAAGAAACAAATAA